A genomic stretch from Arachis stenosperma cultivar V10309 chromosome 3, arast.V10309.gnm1.PFL2, whole genome shotgun sequence includes:
- the LOC130967057 gene encoding protein MAIN-LIKE 1-like → MVSENSVDEWFLLMVFVNGFVIAPRRCISSVRRQQGMRLDERYVPYLQMAGLYHLARLNDRWFRLDEPLVSAFVERWRPETHTFHMPFGECTITLQDVAYQLGLPVDGDYVSGCLTDFHLYIEGGRPAWQWFHELLGVLPPENQVQKFAVNCTWFQETFAECPDGADEETVRRFARAYMMMLLGTQLFADKSGNRIHIRWLPYVARLEEMGRYSWASAALAWLYRFMCRVANRHVVKLAGPLQLLQS, encoded by the exons atggtttcgGAAAATAGTGTAGATGAGTGGTttttgttgatggtttttgttaatggttttgttATAGCG CCTCGTCGTTGCATATCCAGTGTTAGGCGGCAACAGGGGATGCGTCTTGATGAGAGGTATGTCCCGTACTTGCAGATGGCGGGACTTTACCATCTTGCGAGACTGAACGACAGATGGTTCCGACTAGACGAGCCCCTAGTCAGCGCATTCGTCGAGAGGTGGCGGCCTGAGACGCACACCTTCCACATGCCGTTCGGAGAGTGCACTATCACGCTTCAGGACGTCGCATACCAGCTGGGGTTGCCAGTCGACGGAGATTATGTTAGTGGTTGCCTTACGGACTTCCACCTTTACATTGAGGGTGGGAGACCTGCTTGGCAGTGGTTCCATGAGTTGCTCGGTGTTTTACCGCCGGAGAATCAGGTGCAGAAATTCGCAGTCAACTGCACCTGGTTTCAGGAGACATTCGCGGAGTGTCCAGATGGGGCAGATGAGGAGACAGTTAGGCGATTTGCCCGGGCCTACATGATGATGTTATTGGGTACGCAGCTGTTTGCCGACAAGTCCGGCAATCGTATACACATCAGATGGCTACCATATGTTGCTCGGCTTGAGGAGATGGGTCGCTACAGTTGGGCGTCGGCGGCACTAGCATGGCTGTACAGGTTCATGTGCCGAGTCGCCAACAGACATGTGGTGAAGTTAGCTGGCCCGTTACAGTTATTACAGTCGTGA